A genomic stretch from Pochonia chlamydosporia 170 chromosome 4, whole genome shotgun sequence includes:
- a CDS encoding WD-repeat containing protein slp1 (similar to Aspergillus terreus NIH2624 XP_001210775.1) gives MATATVSTPIKSHKGLFSTRTAGGRIPLTPSPRQSGNGVNSSPFTPDKQTKSTYSGNLMTHLTRSSSKNPHRESPKSNIARTVSTPRRALELGVSDFTLTGTGVRTPGSAKSRKAPLRQKSTKTTLNYAGDRFIPNRGASSAIANAGSSKLPRSDRQRPKSSQVDSSSVLSSAADDAAAALEGLSINDDEVDAYSRPSPNTVAYQDSLANACGVKLNTRILEFKPAPPESSKPIDLRQQYNRPLKPNSASSAQLRRRIATAPERVLDAPGLIDDYYLNLLDWSSGNQVAIGLERSVYVWSADEGSVSCLLESPADTYVSSVKWSDDGAYVGVGMGSGEVQIWDVSEGQKIRSMFGHDTRVGVMGWSKHLLSSGARSGLVFNHDVRIAEHKVAELVSHTSEVCGLEWRSDGAQLATGGNDNLVSIWDARSLSVPKFTKTNHKAAVKALAWCPWNMNLLATGGGSYDRHIHFWNSTSGARVNSIDTGSQVTSLRWSPHYREIVSSSGFPDNSLSIWSYPTLVRNVEIPAHESRVLHSCLSPDGQMLATAAADESLKFWKVFEKKAGTATGIGGSGASGKADMVKHMTIR, from the coding sequence ATGGCTACTGCAACTGTATCAACCCCCATCAAATCCCACAAGGGACTGTTCTCGACCCGTACCGCTGGCGGACGGATTCCTCTTACCCCGTCCCCTCGTCAGTCCGGAAATGGTGTTAACTCGTCGCCTTTCACCCCCGACAAGCAGACCAAGTCGACTTACAGTGGGAATCTGATGACACACTTAACTCGATCTTCCTCTAAGAACCCCCATCGCGAGTCTCCCAAATCCAATATCGCTCGTACTGTTTCTACACCTCGCAGGGCTCTTGAGCTTGGCGTATCCGATTTCACTCTCACTGGCACTGGTGTCAGGACACCTGGCTCCGCCAAGTCAAGAAAGGCGCCTCTGAGGCAAAAGTCCACCAAAACCACTCTCAACTATGCTGGCGACCGCTTTATTCCTAATCGAGGAGCCAGCTCGGCCATTGCTAATGCAGGTTCCAGCAAGCTGCCACGAAGTGACCGCCAGCGACCAAAGAGCAGCCAAGTTGACAGCTCATCTGTCTTGTCTTCTGCCGCcgatgatgctgcagctgcattgGAGGGTCTAAGCATCAACGACGATGAGGTAGATGCCTACTCCCGACCCTCACCTAACACTGTTGCCTACCAAGATTCGTTGGCCAATGCTTGTGGGGTCAAGCTAAACACTAGAATCTTGGAGTTCAAGCCTGCGCCTCCAGAGTCCTCCAAGCCTATAGACCTTCGCCAGCAGTATAACCGGCCCCTCAAGCCAAACAGTGCCAGCTCTGCTCAGCTCCGCCGGCGTATAGCTACTGCTCCTGAACGTGTGCTTGACGCCCCAGGTCTGATTGATGATTACTATCTCAACCTGCTCGACTGGAGCTCCGGCAACCAAGTTGCCATCGGCCTGGAACGCAGTGTCTACGTCTGGTCTGCCGATGAAGGCAGTGTGAGCTGCCTCTTGGAGAGTCCTGCAGACACCTATGTGAGCAGTGTCAAGTGGTCGGACGACGGCGCTTATGTAGGTGTTGGCATGGGAAGCGGCGAGGTTCAAATCTGGGACGTTTCTGAAGGCCAAAAGATTCGCAGCATGTTTGGTCACGACACCCGTGTTGGTGTAATGGGATGGAGCAAGCATCTTCTCTCGAGCGGCGCACGTAGTGGTTTGGTTTTCAATCACGACGTTCGTATCGCTGAACACAAGGTTGCCGAGCTTGTCTCTCACACGTCCGAAGTGTGTGGCCTGGAGTGGCGATCAGATGGTGCTCAGCTTGCTACTGGCGGCAACGACAATCTCGTCTCCATTTGGGACGCTCGCTCTCTTTCTGTTCCCAAGTTCACCAAGACTAACCACAAGGCTGCCGTCAAGGCCCTCGCTTGGTGCCCGTGGAATATGAACTTGCTGGCTACAGGCGGTGGCTCTTATGACCGTCACATCCACTTCTGGAACTCTACGTCTGGTGCTCGAGTCAACAGCATCGATACCGGCTCTCAGGTTACATCCCTTAGATGGAGCCCTCACTACCGGGAAATCGTCAGCTCTAGCGGATTCCCTGACAACTCTCTCAGCATTTGGAGCTATCCTACGCTGGTTCGCAATGTCGAGATCCCGGCTCACGAGAGCCGTGTCCTGCACAGCTGCCTTAGCCCAGATGGCCAGATGCTTGCAACTGCTGCCGCCGATGAGAGCTTGAAGTTCTGGAAGGTgtttgagaagaaggctggcaCGGCCACTGGCATTGGTGGTTCCGGAGCTTCTGGCAAGGCAGACATGGTCAAGCATATGACCATCCGGTAA
- a CDS encoding kelch repeat protein (similar to Neosartorya fischeri NRRL 181 XP_001264284.1) — protein MAQPSTPGQAPVSSIFGGPASHAPTPTHPNPVITSLALSTTPSMSTAPTPTPNSGASSSNNTYIMPNSPAKTRPVSDGYRPKITRTLGQRPACLVNASVTYCGNNQIYAFGGFDQYTDEVYNHVLRLDLTSHQWSLVDNYGDIPGVRMGHTATLYQGDKLLVFGGENEHRTYLSDLIVFDLKTAHWTQPQVSGPIPKGRARHAAVLHEDKLFIIGGITGQNNYVLDDICYLDLKTFTWSKAWRFVGRFDHSASIWGDRVWVFGGLSEDMDKISDLWWLDLKGCPEFDSRPHMGVFDRNSIVSRASGSPRPPYTIAPAPAVGSSGYAANSRTAQVNPPSFQLKSYAPMAPGTISAVKFMSGQTLPSQGSGIHYHQYTAGTLLDFVTPAATITPRECSLSVLDLNTLRWQKLAEGREIFKPGYRWHYCTMNEDGTKAWLLGCPTDPVSNDLGPNGYEEYLSDIMEIDLRRYGFLGNHMTPEPRAESRPLAHSRSSEQPSKGLGSDLAKLFNQPPESGSGTDFIITALAEDYEDEDVLSSGLFRSSSAPRDENWLASDAPTSQPIHVHKLILQARWPHFARLYNAQMAEFHTKKMHIPEPYSVVKAFLLYLYTDSIHGTSEADSDATTDLSDVAGLLVMSNIYNIPHLRLLCVNRLAKELDVENACVIWYCSGLASEEWLRKRAAMYCMTHWGRIVRTQGFLRLPRSALVELSQEIDMEGRVVAGEDLEWGSMSSRYGDGSHGGRKESISSNHTQMVESEADEDEGMEIN, from the exons ATGGCGCAACCTTCAACTCCCGGTCAAGCACCGGTATCATCCATCTTCGGCGGCCCTGCGTCCCATgctccaaccccaacccatcCAAACCCAGTCATCACCAGCCTGGCATTATCGACCACGCCGTCGATGAGTACTGCTCCGACCCCGACCCCGAATTCTGGCGCCTCGtcttccaacaacacatACATCATGCCCAACTCCCCGGCCAAGACCCGACCTGTTTCGGATGGATATCGTCCAAAAATCACACGCACTTTGGGCCAGCGACCCGCGTGCTTGGTGAATGCATCTGTGACTTACTGCGGGAACAATCAAATATATGCTTTTGGTGGATTCGATCAATACACGGATGAAGTGTACAACCATGTGCTTCGGCTAGACCTCACAAGTCATCAGTGGAGCTTGGTTGATAATTATGGCGATATTCCCGGCGTGCGAATGG GCCACACTGCCACTTTGTATCAAGGCGACAAGCTATTAGTCTTCGGCGGCGAAAACGAACATCGAACGTACTTATCCGATCTCATCGTCTTCGACCTCAAAACCGCCCACTGGACCCAACCCCAGGTGTCCGGCCCTATTCCCAAAGGCCGAGCGAGACATGCTGCTGTTTTGCATGAagacaagctcttcatcattggcggcattACTGGTCAAAATAATTACGTCCTGGATGACATATGCTACCTCGATCTCAAGACCTTCACATGGTCCAAGGCTTGGCGGTTTGTCGGCCGATTCGATCATTCCGCTTCCATCTGGGGTGATCGTGTGTGGGTGTTTGGAGGTCTAAgcgaggacatggacaaaatCAGTGACTTGTGGTGGCTTGATCTGAAAGGATGTCCAGAATTTGACTCTCGCCCACATATGGGAGTCTTTGATCGCAATTCCATTGTCAGCAGAGCGAGCGGCTCCCCTCGCCCGCCCTACACAATAGCTCCAGCACCGGCTGTGGGTTCGTCTGGCTATGCTGCAAACTCAAGAACCGCGCAAGTTAATCCGCCATCTTTTCAGTTGAAGTCATATGCCCCAATGGCTCCAGGAACCATTTCAGCTGTAAAGTTCATGTCCGGCCAGACACTCCCCTCCCAAGGCTCCGGAATCCACTACCATCAATATACAGCCGGGACTTTGCTTGATTTTGTGACGCCGGCAGCCACTATCACCCCCAGGGAGTGCTCCTTGTCGGTTTTGGATCTGAATACCCTGCGGTGGCAGAAATTAGCTGAAGGTCGAGAAATTTTCAAACCTGGATATAGATGGCACTACTGTACGATGAACGAGGATGGCACCAAAGCATGGCTGCTCGGTTGTCCGACTGATCCTGTCTCCAATGATCTTGGACCTAATGGGTACGAGGAATACCTCAG CGATATCATGGAGATTGATCTGCGACGATACGGCTTCCTCGGTAATCATATGACACCCGAGCCTCGAGCCGAGTCCCGGCCTTTAGCTCACTCAAGGTCATCGGAGCAGCCTTCCAAAGGGTTAGGTAGCGACCTTGCGAAGCTCTTTAATCAACCACCGGAGTCCGGTAGTGGCACAGATTTTATCATTACCGCCCTTGCTGAAGactatgaagatgaggacgTACTCAGCTCTGGCCTCTTCCGCTCATCCTCGGCACCCCGAGACGAAAATTGGCTCGCTTCAGATGCTCCAACCTCGCAGCCAATTCACGTGCATAAACTCATCTTACAAGCCCGTTGGCCGCACTTCGCACGCCTCTACAACGCTCAGATGGCAGAGTTTCATACCAAGAAGATGCATATTCCAGAGCCCTACTCGGTGGTAAAAGCTTTCCTTCTCTATCTGTATACCGACAGCATCCACGGAACGTCGGAGGCAGATAGTGATGCCACGACGGATCTCTCGGATGTGGCTGGTCTTTTAGTCATGTCCAACATTTACAACATCCCTCATCTCAGACTTCTCTGCGTCAACCGACTTGCCAAGGAACTCGATGTCGAGAATGCCTGTGTCATCTGGTATTGTTCCGGCTTGGCCAGTGAGGAATGGCTACGTAAGCGTGCGGCTATGTATTGTATGACTCACTGGGGGCGCATCGTCCGTACCCAAGGCTTCCTTCGGCTTCCACGTTCCGCCCTGGTCGAGCTTTCACAAGAAATTGACATGGAAGGCCGCGTAGTGGCGGGTGAAGACCTCGAGTGGGGGAGCATGAGCTCAAGATACGGGGATGGGAGCCACGGCGGTCGAAAGGAGAGCATCAGTAGCAACCACACCCAGATGGTTGAGTCTGAGGCggacgaggatgaaggcATGGAAATAAATTGA
- a CDS encoding C2H2 transcription factor (Sfp1) (similar to Cordyceps militaris CM01 XP_006670606.1) produces MRSALSWFHGGPRDRDGDGDMNMDVDERLPRTVKSMLSTLTSSQNTNTNTNTTCSSMSGSSTVTSANSPITDANASATAWASSSDLAACSAAFNVNVASAHSHAHIDIDIDTDTDAEADWIGSTTLLSLSPQDFSSASPTGTQSPSPQTETTPPDLFFPRSSQSTRATSVVNASACSSRQSPIDKSPPDAPPSLTLSETTFVTTPDDDITQDPDDCDAFTMTSGALDAAGLGRGRQDSFVSAGPKPISVNNQNRDNVNRNRRESLAGSLMGGMSWGGMSFGSFVRDDIMMQGSSPNPFGGAPQSSSFHSSSYLPKLEANFMRDFTCCGKVLPNLHDLLQHYEEAHTQPSPNNSRNPAFAQFGMQGTSNLSSSRTTPTGSSQPGPSQAPGQPLSPGALGGIQGGVNGGQMNPALATNLHDDMDAVADMEMDDAIGTMELDDSNKMHQTRQLFGQQQRPQLNMNTSGLTQGLRTSQPPTPAAASFGLQNNPTVSSVNTPTLATAQQMPQQQNQPAGAMDDMDEDLPGMPMGGAGSTDLGDGNFANGNDSNFCINDPGKHLFSPNGAFPQGNRSIQAQLAQLGLGQGQGGQFTDPQTNKLLLQKLQSMMMPEEHKPFKCPVIGCEKAYKNQNGLKYHKAHGHQTQQLHENGDGTFSIVNPETSAPYPGTLGMEKEKPFNCETCGKRYKNLNGLKYHKSHSLPCNPEFKMQAMAAGLNLPGIGEDQMMQ; encoded by the exons ATGCGCTCCGCCTTGAGTTGGTTTCATGGCGGCCCCAGAGACAGAGACGGTGACGGGGACATGAacatggacgtggacgaGCGGCTACCGAGGACAGTGAAGAGCATGTTGTCCACGCTCACATCGAGTCAAAATACCAATACCAATACCAATACGACTTGCAGTTCCATGTCCGGATCCAGCACCGTAACAAGCGCCAATAGCCCCATAACCGACGCCAATGCCAGCGCCACCGCCTGGGCCAGCTCCAGCGACCTCGCTGCCTGTTCCGCggcattcaatgtcaatgtcgcCTCCGCCCACTCTCACGCccacattgacattgacattgacactGACACTGACGCTGAAGCTGACTGGATTGGGAGCACCActcttctgtctctgtcgCCCCAGGACTTCTCATCAGCGTCGCCGACTGGGACCCAGTCGCCGTCGCCTCAAACGGAAACTACTCCTCCCGACCTTTTCTTCCCAAGATCTTCCCAAAGCACTCGTGCCACATCTGTTGTGAACGCCAGCGCTTGTTCCTCCAGGCAATCTCCCATCGACAAATCTCCTCCAGACGCACCACCTTCTCTGACGTTGAGCGAAACCACCTTCGTCACCACtcccgacgacgacattACACAAGACCCCGACGACTGCGACGCCTTCACCATGACTTCAGGCGCCCTCGACGCTGCTGGCCTTGGCCGCGGCCGGCAGGACTCCTTCGTGAGCGCCGGCCCCAAACCCATTTCCGTGAACAACCAGAATCGTGACAACGTCAACCGAAATCGCAGAGAGTCTCTGGCCGGGAGCCTAATGGGCGGTATGAGTTGGGGCGGCATGTCCTTTGGAAGCTTTGTTCGTGACGA TATAATGATGCAAGGCAGCTCGCCCAACCCCTTTGGCGGCGCTCCTCAGTCATCGTCTTttcattcatcatcataccTCCCAAAACTGGAGGCCAACTTCATGAGAGACTTTACATGTTGTGGCAAAGTCCTACCCAACCTCCACGACCTACTGCAACACTACGAGGAGGCCCATACACAGCCCAGCCCCAACAATTCGAGGAATCCTGCCTTCGCTCAGTTTGGCATGCAAGGCACCTCTAACTTGTCCAGCTCGCGGACAACGCCGACTGGCTCAAGTCAACCAGGTCCTTCACAGGCgcctggccagccactttCCCCAGGCGCTTTGGGTGGCATCCAGGGCGGCGTAAATGGAGGCCAGATGAATCCCGCCCTGGCCACTAACCTTCACGATGACATGGATGCCGTCGCGGATATGGAAATGGATGACGCCATCGGTACCATGGAGCTGGACGACAGCAATAAGATGCACCAGACGAGACAACTCTTCGGGCAACAACAGCGGCCACAACTTAATATGAACACGTCCGGACTTACCCAGGGCCTACGCACTTCTCAACCACCCACGCCAGCCGCCGCTAGTTTTGGCCTCCAGAATAATCCCACTGTGTCTTCTGTCAACACTCCAACTCTGGCAACCGCACAGCAAATGCCTCAGCAGCAAAATCAGCCAGCTGGAGCAAtggatgacatggatgaagaCCTCCCTGGGATGCCGATGGGCGGCGCTGGATCCACTGATCTTGGGGATGGAAACTTTGCAAATGGCAATGATTCCAACTTTTGCATCAACGACCCTGGCAAACACCTTTTCAGCCCTAACGGTGCATTCCCACAAGGCAATCGATCAATACAAGCCCAACTGGCGCAGCTTGGATTGGGACAGGGGCAAGGTGGCCAGTTTACTGATCCTCAGACCAACAAGCTCTTGTTGCAGAAACTTCAGAGCATGATGATGCCCGAGGAACACAAACCGTTCAAGTGCCCTGTCATTGGTTGCGAAAAGGCTTATAAGAACCAAAACGGATTAAA GTACCACAAAGCACACGGTCATCAAACACAACAATTACACGAGAATGGCGACGGCACATTCTCCATCGTAAATCCCGAAACAAGTGCCCCCTACCCCGGAACCTTGGGaatggaaaaagaaaagcccTTCAATTGTGAAACTTGCGGCAAACGATACAAAAACTTGAACGGGTTGAAATAT CACAAATCACACTCCCTACCTTGCAATCCCGAGTTTAAGATGCAAGCAATGGCTGCTGGCCTGAACCTGCCGGGTATTGGGGAAGATCAAATGATGCAATAG